Proteins encoded within one genomic window of Vidua macroura isolate BioBank_ID:100142 chromosome 34, ASM2450914v1, whole genome shotgun sequence:
- the TMPRSS12 gene encoding transmembrane protease serine 12 isoform X2, producing MVSWIVGGHEAPEGAWPWVVSLQVLRGGVRFMHLCGGVLLSRRAVLTAGHCVDGRTDPCSWRAVLGVHNLQKHSPHTARRRIRRIIMHSEFKRETFENDVAVFELKSAVRYSLYVQPVCLPPAALVQALENSSDCYISGWGRTTEKGKLSSLLKQAHVGILPPSLCNSSEGYAGLMNNKALCAGAWAGGTDTCQGDSGGPLVCYHPDTDKYYLIGIASFGVGCGRPKYPGIYVRLSQYRKWIKAKLLLTNETRNPASTTLTILLTLLPTVLAQTL from the exons ATGGTGTCCTGGATCGTGGGGGGCCACGAGGCCCCGGAGGGCGCGTGGCCGTGGGTGGTGAGCCTGCAGGTGCTGCGCGGCGGCGTCCGCTTCATGCACCTGTGCGGCGGCGTCCTGCTGAGCCGGAGAGCCGTGCTGACCGCCGGCCACTGCGTGGATGGCAGGAC GGATCCGTGTTCCTGGCGAGCCGTTCTGGGCGTGCACAACCTTCAGAAGCACAGCCCCCACACGGCTCGGAGGAGGATCAGGAGGATCATCATGCACTCGGAGTTCAAGAGGGAAACCTTTGAGAACGACGTGGCGGTGTTCGAGCTGAAGTCGGCGGTGCGCTACAGCCTCTACGTGCAGCCCGTGTGCCTGCCCCCCGCTGCCCTGGTGCAGGCCCTGGAGAACAGCTCCGACTGCTACATCAGCGGCTGGGGACGCACCACCGAGAAGG GTAAACTCTCATCTCTGCTAAAACAAGCCCATGTGGGaatcctccctcccagcctgtgcaACAGCTCTGAAGGGTACGCGGGGCTCATGAACAACAAAGCACTCTGCGCCGGCGCCTGGGCCGGAGGCACCGACACCTGCCAG GGCGACAGCGGGGGCCCCTTGGTGTGCTACCACCCTGACACTGACAAGTACTACCTCATCGGCATCGCCAGCTTTGGGGTGGGCTGTGGCCGCCCCAAGTACCCCGGGATCTACGTGCGCCTGTCCCAGTACAGAAAATGGATAAAAGCAAAACTTCTGCTGACCAACGAGACTCGGAACCCAGCGAGCACCACACTCACCATCCTCCTGACTCTGCTCCCCACGGTGCTCGCGCAGACGTTGTAG
- the ATF1 gene encoding cyclic AMP-dependent transcription factor ATF-1 isoform X2, which yields MSLRGSAPLTVVQLPGEQVQVQGVIQTAQSSSVIHSPQVQTVQVSSLSESEDSQDSSDSIGSSQKARGILARRPSYRKILKDLSSEDTRDRKGDEESPGVSTVTSMSVPTPIYQTSTGQYIAIAANGLQLAGPGADGVQGLQTLTMANAGGSQPGTTILQYAQTSDGQQILVPSNQVVVQTASGDMQTYQIRTTPTTSSLPQTVVMTSPVTLTSQSSKTDDPQLKREIRLMKNREAARECRRKKKEYVKCLENRVAVLENQNKTLIEELKTLKDLYCHKSV from the exons ATGTCTCTCAGAGGTTCTGCTCCCCTCACAGTCGTTCAGCTTCCTGGAGAGCAAGTCCAGGTCCAGGGAGTCATTCAGACAGCTCAGTCCTCCTCTGTGATCCACTCCCCTCAGGTGCAAACCGTGCAG GTATCTTCCTTGTCTGAGAGTGAGGATTCTCAGGACTCCTCAGACAGCATTGGCTCCTCACAGAAGGCTCGAGGCATCTTGGCTCGTCGTCCATCCTACCG aaaaattttgaaagatCTTTCTTCTGAAGACACACGGGATAGAAAAGGAGATGAGGAAAGCCCTGGGGTCTCCACTGTCACCTCCATGTCCGTTCCCACACCCATCTACCAGACAAGCACTGGACAGTACA TTGCCATCGCGGCCAACGGGCTACagctggcagggccaggggcagacggggtgcaggggctgcagaCACTGACCATGGCCAATGCTGGTGGCTCCCAGCCCGGGACCACCATCCTGCAGTACGCCCAGACCTCGGACGGGCAGCAGATCCTGGTGCCCAGCAACCAGGTGGTGGTGCAGA CTGCCTCTGGGGACATGCAGACGTACCAGATCCGCACCACGCccaccacctcctccctgccccagaCCGTGGTGATGACATCCCCGGTCACTCtgacatcccagagcagcaagACAGATGACCCACAGCTGAAACGAGAGATCAGGCTGATGAAGAACAG AGAAGCTGCCCGGGAGTGCCGTAGGAAGAAGAAGGAGTATGTGAAATGTTTGGAAAATCGAGTGGCAGTCCTggaaaatcagaacaaaactcTAATTGAAGAGCTAAAAACTTTGAAAGATCTTTACTGTCATAAAAGTGTGTAA
- the ATF1 gene encoding cyclic AMP-dependent transcription factor ATF-1 isoform X1, with protein MMEEVHKGSSSSSVTSQPSAVQGTTLQAAQLSHIAQQMSLRGSAPLTVVQLPGEQVQVQGVIQTAQSSSVIHSPQVQTVQVSSLSESEDSQDSSDSIGSSQKARGILARRPSYRKILKDLSSEDTRDRKGDEESPGVSTVTSMSVPTPIYQTSTGQYIAIAANGLQLAGPGADGVQGLQTLTMANAGGSQPGTTILQYAQTSDGQQILVPSNQVVVQTASGDMQTYQIRTTPTTSSLPQTVVMTSPVTLTSQSSKTDDPQLKREIRLMKNREAARECRRKKKEYVKCLENRVAVLENQNKTLIEELKTLKDLYCHKSV; from the exons ATGATGGAAGAGGTGcacaagggcagcagcagcagctctgtcacgTCCCAGCCCTCAGCTGTACAAGGTACAaccctgcaggcagctcagctctctcATATTGCTCAACAG ATGTCTCTCAGAGGTTCTGCTCCCCTCACAGTCGTTCAGCTTCCTGGAGAGCAAGTCCAGGTCCAGGGAGTCATTCAGACAGCTCAGTCCTCCTCTGTGATCCACTCCCCTCAGGTGCAAACCGTGCAG GTATCTTCCTTGTCTGAGAGTGAGGATTCTCAGGACTCCTCAGACAGCATTGGCTCCTCACAGAAGGCTCGAGGCATCTTGGCTCGTCGTCCATCCTACCG aaaaattttgaaagatCTTTCTTCTGAAGACACACGGGATAGAAAAGGAGATGAGGAAAGCCCTGGGGTCTCCACTGTCACCTCCATGTCCGTTCCCACACCCATCTACCAGACAAGCACTGGACAGTACA TTGCCATCGCGGCCAACGGGCTACagctggcagggccaggggcagacggggtgcaggggctgcagaCACTGACCATGGCCAATGCTGGTGGCTCCCAGCCCGGGACCACCATCCTGCAGTACGCCCAGACCTCGGACGGGCAGCAGATCCTGGTGCCCAGCAACCAGGTGGTGGTGCAGA CTGCCTCTGGGGACATGCAGACGTACCAGATCCGCACCACGCccaccacctcctccctgccccagaCCGTGGTGATGACATCCCCGGTCACTCtgacatcccagagcagcaagACAGATGACCCACAGCTGAAACGAGAGATCAGGCTGATGAAGAACAG AGAAGCTGCCCGGGAGTGCCGTAGGAAGAAGAAGGAGTATGTGAAATGTTTGGAAAATCGAGTGGCAGTCCTggaaaatcagaacaaaactcTAATTGAAGAGCTAAAAACTTTGAAAGATCTTTACTGTCATAAAAGTGTGTAA
- the TMPRSS12 gene encoding transmembrane protease serine 12 isoform X1 yields MRRARPALPLPLLLLLLAGPLPGGAAPTDPVDECQQQLQLARSMVSWIVGGHEAPEGAWPWVVSLQVLRGGVRFMHLCGGVLLSRRAVLTAGHCVDGRTDPCSWRAVLGVHNLQKHSPHTARRRIRRIIMHSEFKRETFENDVAVFELKSAVRYSLYVQPVCLPPAALVQALENSSDCYISGWGRTTEKGKLSSLLKQAHVGILPPSLCNSSEGYAGLMNNKALCAGAWAGGTDTCQGDSGGPLVCYHPDTDKYYLIGIASFGVGCGRPKYPGIYVRLSQYRKWIKAKLLLTNETRNPASTTLTILLTLLPTVLAQTL; encoded by the exons AtgcggcgggcgcggcccgcgctgccgctgccgctgctgctgctgctgctcgcgGGGCccctgcccggcggggcggccccCACGGACCCTGTGGACG agtgtcagcagcagctgcagctggcccGGAGCATGGTGTCCTGGATCGTGGGGGGCCACGAGGCCCCGGAGGGCGCGTGGCCGTGGGTGGTGAGCCTGCAGGTGCTGCGCGGCGGCGTCCGCTTCATGCACCTGTGCGGCGGCGTCCTGCTGAGCCGGAGAGCCGTGCTGACCGCCGGCCACTGCGTGGATGGCAGGAC GGATCCGTGTTCCTGGCGAGCCGTTCTGGGCGTGCACAACCTTCAGAAGCACAGCCCCCACACGGCTCGGAGGAGGATCAGGAGGATCATCATGCACTCGGAGTTCAAGAGGGAAACCTTTGAGAACGACGTGGCGGTGTTCGAGCTGAAGTCGGCGGTGCGCTACAGCCTCTACGTGCAGCCCGTGTGCCTGCCCCCCGCTGCCCTGGTGCAGGCCCTGGAGAACAGCTCCGACTGCTACATCAGCGGCTGGGGACGCACCACCGAGAAGG GTAAACTCTCATCTCTGCTAAAACAAGCCCATGTGGGaatcctccctcccagcctgtgcaACAGCTCTGAAGGGTACGCGGGGCTCATGAACAACAAAGCACTCTGCGCCGGCGCCTGGGCCGGAGGCACCGACACCTGCCAG GGCGACAGCGGGGGCCCCTTGGTGTGCTACCACCCTGACACTGACAAGTACTACCTCATCGGCATCGCCAGCTTTGGGGTGGGCTGTGGCCGCCCCAAGTACCCCGGGATCTACGTGCGCCTGTCCCAGTACAGAAAATGGATAAAAGCAAAACTTCTGCTGACCAACGAGACTCGGAACCCAGCGAGCACCACACTCACCATCCTCCTGACTCTGCTCCCCACGGTGCTCGCGCAGACGTTGTAG
- the TMT1A gene encoding putative methyltransferase-like protein 7A — translation MPEAAASVLLLRAGLALLAWPIYLLSFLGIWEPFCRKVFFPFFLEKLSRVHDKKSKKHKQELFRNLPDFRGPSGELRLLEIGTGSGSNFQFYPPGCKVTCTDINPNFQESLSRNMKKNQHLRYEQFLVAAGEDLRQVPSGSVDAVVCTLVLCSVHSVSSTLREVLRVLRPGGAFYFLEHVAAEHSSWTYFWQQVCFPTWKLVFAGCCLTRELWKNLEEAKFSELKIEHISVAMPWMPIEPHIVGYGVK, via the exons ATgccagaggctgctgccagcGTCCTCCTGCTCCGTGCTGGCCTGGCACTGCTAGCCTGGCCCATCTACCTGCTGTCCTTCCTGGGCATCTGGGAGCCCTTCTGCAGGAaggtcttttttcctttcttcttagAAAAGCTTTCTAGAGTTCACGACAAGAAATCAAAGAAGCACAAGCAGGAGCTGTTCCGCAACCTGCCCGACTTCAGGGGCCCCTCCGGGGAGCTGCGGCTGCTGGAGATCGGCACCGGCAGCGGCTCCAACTTCCAGTTCTACCCGCCGGGCTGCAAAGTCACTTGCACCGACATCAACCCCAACTTCCAGGAGAGCCTCTCCAGAAACATGAAGAAGAACCAGCACCTCCGCTACGAGCAGTTCCTGGTGGCCGCGGGAGAGGACCTGCGGCAGGTGCCCAGCGGCTCGGTGGACGCTGTGGTCTGCACCCTGGTGCTGTGCTCCGTGCACAGCGTCAGCAGCACCCTGAGGGAAGTGCTCCGGGTGCTCCGCCCG GGAGGAGCTTTCTATTTCTTGGAGCACGTGGCCGCTGAGCATTCCAGCTGGACGTATTTTTGGCAGCAAGTCTGTTTCCCGACTTGGAAACTCGTCTTTGCTGGATGCTGCCTCACGAGAGAGCTGTGGAAGAATCTGGAAGAGGCAAAGTTCTCCGAGCTGAAGATAGAGCACATCAGCGTGGCGATGCCCTGGATGCCCATCGAGCCGCACATCGTGGGGTACGGCGTGAAGTAA